One window of Triticum dicoccoides isolate Atlit2015 ecotype Zavitan chromosome 5A, WEW_v2.0, whole genome shotgun sequence genomic DNA carries:
- the LOC119303319 gene encoding NADH-ubiquinone oxidoreductase subunit 8-like translates to MAALLARQAAMALRARQTARLGPSATAMQGHLRTYMDAGAPKRFKEDEEKEQLAKELAKDWSAVFERSINTLFLTEMVRGLMLTLKYFFERKVTINYPFEKGPLSPRFRGEHALRRYDTGEERCIACKLCEAICPAQAITIEAEEREDGSRRTTRYDIDMTKCIYCGFCQEACPVDAIVEGPNFEFSTETHEELLYDKEKLLENGDRWETEIAENLKSEALYR, encoded by the exons ATGGCGGCGCTCCTAGCCCGGCAGGCAGCGATGGCCCTCCGCGCTAGGCAGACG GCGCGTCTCGGCCCGTCCGCGACGGCGATGCAGGGCCACCTCCGGACCTACATGGACGCGGGGGCGCCCAAGAGGTTCAAAG AGGACGAGGAGAAAGAACAGCTTGCGAAAGAGCTCGCCAAAGATTGGAGTGCTG TGTTTGAAAGGAGTATCAATACATTGTTTTTGACTGAAATGGTCCGTGGTTTGATGCTGACGCTCAAGTACTTCTTCGAGAGGAAAGTTACA ATTAACTATCCATTTGAGAAGGGCCCTTTGAGCCCCCGTTTCCGAGGGGAGCATGCTCTCAGACGTTATGATACTGGGGAAGAGCGTTGCATTGCCTGTAAACTCTGTGAAGCT ATATGCCCAGCCCAGGCAATTACTATTGAGGCAGAAGAACGTGAAGATGGCAGTCGCCGAACCACAAG ATACGATATTGACATGACCAAATGCATCTACTGCGGGTTCTGCCAGGAAGCTTGCCCTGTCGATGCTATTGTCGAAGGCCCTAACTTTGAGTTCTCTACTGAAACTCACGAG GAGCTGCTGTACGACAAGGAGAAACTGCTCGAGAACGGCGACCGCTGGGAGACCGAGATTGCTGAGAACTTGAAGTCTGAGGCCCTTTACCGTTGA